The following are from one region of the Paenibacillus sp. KS-LC4 genome:
- a CDS encoding spore coat protein, whose product MQQQYAQSFLPEEDLAYTVLSDLKRVTREYATGATESSCPSIRQMFTNLLNSTLKMQGELYQVMQSQNMYNTASPVLRQEIDKQIKEYQQTQQKTSQFLQQRMGSQSQAMHAGYSHMAQQQHNQQNSHQPYYM is encoded by the coding sequence ATGCAACAGCAATACGCGCAATCGTTTTTGCCAGAAGAGGACCTGGCCTACACCGTACTTAGTGATTTGAAACGCGTAACCCGTGAATATGCGACAGGGGCTACCGAGTCTTCCTGTCCATCTATTAGGCAAATGTTTACGAACCTGCTGAACAGCACGCTGAAAATGCAGGGTGAACTGTATCAAGTGATGCAGTCGCAAAACATGTACAACACCGCATCGCCTGTTCTTAGGCAAGAGATCGACAAGCAGATAAAGGAGTATCAGCAAACCCAGCAAAAAACCTCGCAATTTTTGCAGCAGCGTATGGGCAGCCAGTCGCAGGCGATGCATGCGGGATACAGCCATATGGCTCAGCAGCAGCATAACCAGCAAAATTCCCATCAGCCCTACTACATGTAA
- a CDS encoding Lrp/AsnC family transcriptional regulator: MNELQLKVLELLKEDARRDADLIATLLGAPAEEVKQAIAELEHNHIIVKYATIVNWSKVDDEKVTALIEVQITPERGRGFEGIAERIYLYPEVKSVYLMSGAYDLLVEVEGKNLKEVASFVSNKLSPIDAVLSTKTNFILKKYKQDGIIFEEHEGDDRLMISP, encoded by the coding sequence ATGAACGAATTGCAACTCAAAGTATTGGAGCTGCTCAAGGAAGACGCCAGACGTGATGCCGATCTAATCGCCACTTTGCTAGGTGCTCCCGCTGAGGAAGTAAAGCAGGCAATAGCCGAGCTTGAACATAATCATATTATTGTCAAATACGCGACTATCGTGAACTGGAGCAAGGTGGATGACGAGAAGGTAACAGCGCTGATTGAGGTGCAAATTACACCTGAACGCGGACGCGGCTTCGAAGGCATTGCCGAGCGTATATACTTATATCCGGAAGTGAAATCCGTTTATTTGATGTCCGGGGCCTATGATCTGCTTGTCGAGGTAGAAGGGAAGAACCTGAAGGAGGTCGCCTCCTTCGTATCGAATAAGCTGTCCCCAATCGATGCTGTATTATCGACAAAAACGAACTTTATTTTGAAAAAATATAAACAGGATGGAATTATCTTCGAGGAGCATGAGGGTGACGATCGTTTGATGATTTCGCCGTAA
- a CDS encoding arsenate reductase family protein, translating into MSANLWQTGKITVFQYPKCGTCRSAVKSLQAKGHELELKHIVEETPTAEQLRELVKLSGLELKKFFNTSGDVYRELGLKDKLSSMSEEEQLALLASSGMLIKRPIATDGTKATVGFKEEQYVQEWNG; encoded by the coding sequence ATGAGTGCAAATTTATGGCAGACAGGAAAGATTACCGTTTTTCAATATCCGAAATGTGGTACATGCCGCAGCGCTGTAAAATCGCTGCAGGCGAAAGGGCATGAGCTGGAGCTTAAGCATATTGTCGAGGAGACGCCGACAGCGGAGCAACTGAGGGAGCTGGTTAAGCTTAGCGGACTCGAATTGAAAAAGTTTTTTAATACCTCTGGAGATGTGTATCGCGAGCTTGGGCTGAAGGACAAGCTCTCCTCGATGAGCGAGGAGGAGCAGCTGGCGCTGCTCGCTTCGAGCGGCATGCTGATCAAGCGCCCGATTGCTACAGATGGAACGAAGGCGACGGTTGGCTTCAAAGAGGAGCAATACGTACAGGAATGGAATGGGTGA
- a CDS encoding NAD(P)/FAD-dependent oxidoreductase: MSETIYDLTIIGGGPAGMYAAFYSGIRAMKTKLIEAKPQLGGFMWRYPEKTVWDVGAVGPTRCESLIHALEQQARTFDPTIVLGQEIHDLTKREDGVLILHSTCGTEHYTRTVLLCAGRGITELEKLQVEDDQRQDWSNLYYTITDGAIFAGKHILISGGGNAAVDWANDLHDYGAKVTVVHRRTQFDALERNLERLYKHATILTPYALHHLHGQDGRIAHVSLANSVDGSIQQLKVDAVLVNHGYKRNYGALKKWGLQLSEYGFVVNETMQTGIPGVFGAGDCVTYGSKVRLIAGAFNDAVLGVNSAMLYLDPDAGKMAGVSSHNERFRERNLQLRRMS; the protein is encoded by the coding sequence ATGTCTGAAACCATTTACGACTTGACGATCATCGGCGGCGGACCGGCTGGCATGTACGCTGCCTTCTACAGCGGTATTCGGGCGATGAAAACCAAATTGATCGAAGCCAAACCCCAATTAGGCGGATTTATGTGGAGGTATCCGGAGAAAACCGTCTGGGATGTCGGGGCAGTGGGACCGACTCGCTGTGAGTCGCTAATCCATGCGCTGGAACAGCAAGCGCGCACCTTCGATCCAACCATTGTGCTCGGACAGGAAATTCACGATTTAACCAAGCGGGAAGACGGAGTATTAATCTTGCACAGTACATGCGGTACGGAGCATTACACCCGCACCGTCCTGCTTTGCGCTGGCAGAGGCATTACTGAACTGGAGAAGTTGCAGGTTGAAGACGACCAGCGACAGGATTGGAGCAATCTTTACTATACCATTACCGATGGCGCCATCTTCGCCGGCAAGCACATCCTCATATCGGGAGGAGGCAATGCCGCAGTCGATTGGGCCAACGATCTGCATGATTATGGCGCCAAAGTGACGGTAGTGCATCGACGTACGCAATTTGACGCGCTGGAACGCAACCTCGAACGGCTGTACAAACATGCCACGATTCTCACCCCATATGCTTTGCATCACCTGCATGGGCAGGATGGTCGCATCGCGCATGTGAGCCTGGCCAACAGCGTAGATGGCAGCATTCAGCAACTGAAGGTCGATGCAGTGCTAGTCAATCATGGATACAAGCGCAATTATGGTGCACTCAAAAAATGGGGCCTGCAACTGAGCGAATACGGGTTCGTGGTCAATGAGACCATGCAGACGGGCATTCCCGGCGTGTTCGGCGCCGGAGACTGTGTCACCTATGGCAGCAAGGTTCGGCTGATCGCCGGCGCCTTCAATGATGCCGTGCTCGGCGTCAACAGCGCCATGCTCTATCTGGACCCGGATGCAGGGAAAATGGCCGGCGTTTCCTCCCATAATGAACGTTTTCGAGAACGCAACCTGCAGTTGCGACGAATGTCATAA
- a CDS encoding DUF2642 domain-containing protein, which produces MKNRHPLLDQQVELDISGKSASIRGKLIEFGQDILVLHTGLQFFYVPLIHLQQLRLSNDKYDPFEVPELPFEAYNETVSYRKILMNAKGMFSELYITGNQSIHGYVTTVMNDYFVFYSPIYHTVMVSLHHLKYLIPYNPDLTPYRLTPEQFPLRPSPVTLSRTFDQQLRKLIGEFVVLDLGENSNKTGVLKAIDQSMLELSTASGASVFLHFDHVKTVHLP; this is translated from the coding sequence GTGAAAAATCGACATCCGCTGCTTGACCAGCAAGTAGAGCTGGATATATCAGGAAAGTCTGCTTCGATTCGTGGCAAGCTGATTGAGTTCGGGCAGGATATTTTAGTGCTGCATACGGGCTTGCAATTTTTCTATGTCCCGCTCATTCATTTGCAGCAGCTTCGTTTGTCCAATGATAAGTATGACCCATTCGAGGTGCCGGAGCTGCCTTTCGAAGCTTACAATGAAACGGTCTCTTATCGCAAAATTTTAATGAATGCCAAAGGGATGTTTTCCGAGCTATACATTACTGGGAATCAATCCATCCATGGCTATGTTACGACAGTTATGAATGATTATTTCGTGTTTTATTCCCCGATTTACCACACGGTGATGGTGTCTTTGCACCATCTAAAATATTTAATTCCCTACAACCCCGATCTCACGCCCTACAGGCTGACGCCTGAGCAGTTTCCATTAAGGCCATCCCCGGTTACTTTGTCTCGAACGTTCGATCAGCAGCTGCGCAAGCTGATTGGTGAATTTGTCGTACTCGATTTAGGCGAAAATTCAAATAAAACGGGCGTCCTTAAAGCGATTGATCAAAGCATGCTTGAGCTGTCCACCGCGAGCGGGGCTTCGGTATTTTTGCATTTTGACCATGTGAAAACCGTTCACCTGCCCTAA
- a CDS encoding RluA family pseudouridine synthase: MNTGDWMNNDGILDIDAKYYTPLIVVVGAEDAGKSVRAIVERRLGVSRSLLSRVKLTEHGITVNEQRVYTTATVAEGDIIRIRMEKEISEDILPEPIPLQIVYEDEYLLILNKPPGIVVHPTQGHYTGTLANGVVYHWRERNEKVRFRPVNRLDEDTSGLVVIAKSPYIHQQLSDQLQADAITKRYAAFVYGVPPEQAGTINEPIDRNPDSPHVRIVTPTGYPSVTHYEVAAEYGEGAASLVRLRLETGRTHQIRVHMKYIGCPLIGDGMYGLPPEAGELCAAWEEAVGRQALHAEMLGLTHPMTGQWMEWRAELPEQLMRLEQMLEQQEK, encoded by the coding sequence ATGAATACAGGCGATTGGATGAACAACGATGGAATATTGGATATAGATGCTAAGTATTATACGCCGCTGATTGTCGTTGTGGGGGCGGAGGATGCGGGGAAGTCCGTACGTGCCATAGTGGAGCGAAGACTTGGCGTATCGCGCAGCCTGCTGTCGCGAGTCAAGCTGACGGAACATGGCATTACTGTCAATGAACAGCGTGTCTATACGACCGCGACAGTTGCGGAAGGGGATATCATTCGCATTCGGATGGAGAAAGAGATATCGGAGGATATTTTGCCGGAGCCAATTCCACTCCAAATTGTGTATGAGGATGAGTATTTGCTCATTCTTAATAAACCGCCTGGTATTGTTGTGCACCCGACGCAAGGGCATTACACGGGTACGCTGGCAAATGGCGTTGTGTATCATTGGAGGGAGCGGAACGAGAAGGTACGCTTCCGCCCGGTCAATCGCTTGGATGAGGATACCTCAGGACTTGTCGTCATTGCAAAGAGTCCGTATATCCACCAGCAGTTATCCGACCAGCTTCAGGCAGATGCCATTACGAAGCGTTATGCGGCTTTCGTATATGGCGTTCCTCCCGAGCAGGCAGGTACAATTAATGAACCGATTGACCGTAATCCAGATTCGCCGCATGTCCGAATTGTGACGCCGACAGGCTATCCGTCGGTCACACATTATGAGGTTGCGGCGGAGTATGGAGAGGGTGCTGCATCCCTTGTTCGTCTCCGGCTGGAAACAGGACGCACGCACCAAATTCGCGTGCATATGAAATATATCGGCTGTCCGCTGATTGGCGATGGGATGTATGGACTGCCGCCAGAAGCAGGAGAGCTTTGTGCAGCGTGGGAGGAAGCAGTTGGAAGGCAAGCTCTGCATGCGGAGATGCTCGGTTTGACGCATCCGATGACTGGGCAATGGATGGAGTGGCGAGCTGAGCTGCCGGAGCAGCTAATGCGGCTGGAGCAGATGCTGGAGCAGCAAGAAAAGTGA
- a CDS encoding helix-turn-helix domain-containing protein, which translates to MHRNKSRIVWEWNLIPFQTLQQALGSGTQLDDNTLFVITAGRADWQVNGRDCHLERGSLLAVEAYCQMEPFTLDVPIFKGYKLTFALLDLSALQQPDNKNLRMQWKAPSECGFSLAVLDETELSQVEEQLNELHDWQPERDIFLQAACSRLLAQLYNEQHVQDKQPTIERAMLHIKQHFRSSLTREQLARQASMSPSHFSRKFKEQTGQSPMDFLLRYRMNRAQEYLLQGMRVQEASRLSGFDDVFYFSKRFKASVGITPARFPKHIAERRIAAGLPRIAEGLLALGIVPCCVLAYPPLIAEHQQSLFDQHGIPVIPVPQYALPVAALMPYQPQWIITQRIPESDRERLRDIAPTLCADDIDCRHFIADLAPLLGRQVRADTWKNTYDNYLMRARKRLIPHLEAQATALIIRVEGHGFRYMNSKSHINPASLLYDELALRLPSGLPDHSGWCSTLDIARLAEADPDYIFLENRIFDGGSSAAYMQQLQQHPLWLGLKAVRGNRVYPITTRMWLTGCGAFGYRQVVDQIVEYLSGP; encoded by the coding sequence TTGCATCGCAACAAATCACGCATCGTCTGGGAATGGAATCTGATCCCCTTTCAAACACTTCAACAAGCACTCGGCTCCGGCACGCAGCTTGATGACAACACCCTGTTCGTTATCACCGCCGGACGCGCTGACTGGCAGGTCAACGGACGGGACTGTCATCTGGAACGCGGCAGTCTGCTTGCTGTGGAAGCCTACTGCCAGATGGAGCCGTTTACTCTGGATGTCCCAATATTCAAGGGGTACAAGCTGACATTTGCTTTGCTTGACCTATCTGCGTTGCAACAGCCTGACAACAAAAACCTACGTATGCAGTGGAAGGCCCCCTCCGAGTGCGGCTTCAGCTTAGCGGTATTGGACGAAACCGAATTAAGTCAAGTGGAGGAGCAGTTGAACGAACTGCATGATTGGCAGCCTGAGCGCGATATTTTCCTGCAAGCTGCATGCAGCAGGCTGTTGGCTCAATTATACAATGAACAACACGTCCAAGATAAGCAACCAACGATTGAACGCGCCATGTTGCACATCAAGCAACATTTCCGCTCCAGCCTAACTCGCGAACAATTGGCTCGCCAAGCCAGCATGAGTCCCTCGCATTTCTCGCGCAAATTCAAGGAACAGACTGGCCAATCCCCTATGGATTTCCTGCTGCGCTACCGGATGAATCGGGCACAGGAGTACTTATTGCAGGGCATGCGTGTGCAAGAAGCCTCGCGGTTAAGCGGGTTCGATGACGTATTCTACTTCAGCAAGCGGTTCAAGGCTTCCGTAGGCATCACCCCTGCCCGTTTCCCCAAACACATTGCCGAACGCCGGATTGCAGCCGGCTTGCCGCGTATAGCCGAGGGGCTTCTGGCGCTGGGCATCGTCCCTTGCTGCGTGCTGGCCTATCCGCCGTTAATTGCGGAACACCAGCAGAGCTTGTTTGACCAGCACGGCATTCCGGTTATACCTGTCCCGCAATACGCGCTGCCAGTTGCCGCACTGATGCCCTATCAACCGCAATGGATTATTACCCAGCGCATACCGGAGAGCGACAGAGAGCGCCTGCGCGACATTGCGCCGACATTATGCGCAGATGACATCGATTGTCGGCATTTCATCGCCGATCTGGCGCCGTTGCTTGGCAGGCAGGTCAGGGCTGACACTTGGAAGAACACTTATGATAACTATCTCATGCGAGCGCGCAAGCGATTGATCCCGCATCTTGAAGCCCAGGCAACCGCCCTGATCATTCGGGTCGAAGGTCATGGCTTCCGCTACATGAACAGCAAGTCTCATATTAACCCGGCCAGTCTGCTCTATGATGAGCTAGCGCTCCGTTTGCCGAGCGGGCTGCCTGATCATTCGGGCTGGTGCAGCACGCTGGATATCGCAAGATTGGCCGAAGCCGATCCCGATTACATATTCCTTGAAAATCGCATCTTCGATGGCGGCTCCTCCGCTGCCTATATGCAGCAATTGCAGCAGCACCCGCTCTGGCTTGGATTGAAGGCTGTACGAGGCAATAGGGTGTACCCAATTACCACCCGAATGTGGCTCACCGGCTGCGGCGCATTCGGATATCGGCAGGTCGTAGATCAGATCGTTGAATATTTGAGCGGCCCATGA
- a CDS encoding cob(I)yrinic acid a,c-diamide adenosyltransferase — translation MRLYTRTGDSGETALIGGRVRKDDIRVEAYGTIDELNCFVGQAAAEAAQHEQLAEMAALLVDIQQELFDCGSDLAYARPGAPLKVTPEPAERLEQIIDVYITEAPEITRFILPGGSPLSSLLHVCRTVCRRAERRVVTLAADHPANPEVTKYLNRLSDFFFAAARVANAKLGVPDTEYIRSKEVFRKRKK, via the coding sequence ATGAGATTATATACGCGTACAGGAGATAGCGGAGAAACGGCCCTAATTGGCGGGCGTGTCCGCAAGGATGATATTCGGGTAGAAGCCTATGGCACGATTGATGAGTTGAACTGCTTCGTTGGACAGGCGGCTGCGGAGGCTGCACAGCATGAGCAGCTCGCAGAGATGGCAGCACTGCTGGTCGATATTCAGCAGGAGCTGTTCGATTGCGGATCAGACCTTGCTTATGCGAGGCCGGGAGCACCGCTTAAGGTGACGCCGGAGCCGGCAGAGCGTCTGGAGCAGATCATTGATGTATATATTACGGAGGCGCCGGAAATAACTCGGTTTATTTTGCCGGGGGGAAGTCCACTGTCGTCACTGCTGCATGTTTGTCGCACCGTCTGTCGCCGGGCCGAGCGCCGTGTCGTGACGCTGGCTGCGGATCATCCTGCTAACCCAGAGGTGACGAAATATTTGAATCGCCTGTCGGATTTCTTTTTTGCGGCTGCTCGTGTAGCGAACGCCAAGCTCGGCGTTCCGGATACCGAATATATTAGAAGCAAGGAAGTGTTCCGGAAACGGAAAAAATAA
- a CDS encoding aminotransferase class I/II-fold pyridoxal phosphate-dependent enzyme — translation MIKDEEELVRTKVKRQAMADYLTPSVQNIKPSGIRRFFDLVNTRKDVITLGVGEPDFITPWHVREAAVYSLERGKTQYTSNAGLPALREAIGQYLNDQFQTPYNPANEILVTVGGSEAIDLALRALIVPGDEILIPEPCYISYSPITALGGGVPVGIETFAKDKFKLTAESLQAVITPRSKVLILCYPSNPTGGIMTYEDWLPIAKVVEDNDLIVISDEIYAELTYGTKHCSFSAMPGMRDRTILVSGFSKAFAMTGWRLGYACGHPDLIAAMLKIHQYTVMCAPAMAQYAGVEALTRGLEEKDRMVDAYNQRRRLVVKGFRDIGLECHEPEGAFYAFPSVKATGLTSERFAERLLEEGGVAAVPGDVFGLGGEGHLRCSYATSVSNLAEALDRIGGFVHKLKQG, via the coding sequence ATGATTAAAGATGAGGAAGAGCTGGTACGGACGAAGGTGAAGCGTCAAGCGATGGCCGACTATTTGACCCCTTCTGTCCAAAATATTAAGCCATCGGGTATTCGGCGGTTTTTTGATTTGGTTAATACACGCAAAGATGTTATTACTCTTGGCGTTGGCGAACCGGATTTTATTACGCCATGGCATGTTCGTGAAGCGGCGGTTTATTCGCTGGAACGAGGCAAGACGCAGTATACGTCCAATGCGGGGCTTCCTGCCCTGCGCGAAGCGATTGGCCAATATTTAAATGACCAATTCCAAACGCCGTATAATCCGGCAAATGAAATTCTCGTAACCGTTGGCGGCAGTGAAGCGATTGATTTGGCGCTGCGGGCACTCATTGTGCCAGGTGATGAAATTTTAATTCCAGAACCTTGCTATATTTCCTATTCTCCTATAACTGCACTGGGCGGCGGTGTTCCCGTTGGCATTGAGACGTTCGCCAAAGACAAATTCAAGCTTACGGCTGAGTCGCTTCAAGCTGTTATTACGCCGCGCTCCAAGGTGCTTATTTTGTGTTATCCGAGCAATCCGACTGGCGGCATTATGACTTATGAGGATTGGCTCCCGATTGCCAAGGTGGTCGAGGATAATGATCTGATTGTCATCTCAGATGAAATTTATGCCGAGCTTACTTACGGAACAAAGCATTGCAGCTTCTCTGCGATGCCGGGCATGCGGGATCGTACGATTCTCGTCAGCGGCTTCTCGAAGGCATTTGCGATGACGGGCTGGCGGCTTGGCTATGCGTGCGGACATCCTGATCTCATTGCTGCGATGCTGAAAATTCACCAATATACGGTTATGTGTGCTCCGGCAATGGCACAATATGCTGGAGTAGAAGCATTGACTAGAGGCTTGGAAGAGAAGGACCGGATGGTTGATGCTTACAATCAGCGTCGCCGTCTTGTTGTTAAGGGCTTCCGCGATATAGGGCTGGAATGCCATGAGCCGGAAGGAGCGTTTTATGCATTTCCTTCCGTTAAGGCGACGGGACTTACATCCGAGCGATTTGCCGAACGCCTGCTTGAGGAAGGCGGCGTAGCAGCTGTTCCTGGCGATGTGTTTGGCCTCGGTGGCGAGGGACATTTGCGCTGCTCGTATGCAACCTCGGTTTCGAACTTGGCTGAAGCGCTTGATCGCATTGGCGGCTTTGTCCATAAGCTGAAGCAGGGCTAA
- a CDS encoding ABC transporter substrate-binding protein, which yields MFRKMSLLLGATLALMLVLAGCASNDSANGGGNSLDNAAQAQEEKITDTESNEDGKQEEQEANRPLADNEQALTRTVTDMFGEVEIPTNPQRMIVIGTRYAEYLIELGIIPSGVLYVSDAEPDYRFDYFAEHGVEMIEYPQYEQNYELLTSLNSDLIVAYGAAVVDGIYEQLSKIAPTIAVPGTVFMKDAMPALAAIFEREDELESATAAYQEKVETAKKQLAPLVKDKTVLVLRVDPKQYRYLGMNSQGASELFYQQLGLQIPEALKGGEAWFNPLSLEILPEVNPDYIFIEKRVLEGDDSDQSWNDLMESVLWKKLDAVQNNRVFEVETKELVQGEGPIGYTYLIDFIVESIASAQ from the coding sequence ATGTTTCGCAAAATGTCCCTATTACTGGGAGCCACGCTTGCGCTAATGCTGGTACTAGCAGGCTGCGCCTCCAATGATTCGGCTAATGGAGGAGGAAATTCTTTAGACAACGCCGCTCAAGCTCAGGAGGAGAAAATAACCGACACCGAGTCGAATGAAGACGGCAAGCAAGAGGAGCAGGAGGCAAATCGTCCTTTAGCTGACAATGAGCAAGCCCTGACCCGGACAGTAACCGACATGTTCGGGGAAGTGGAAATTCCTACAAATCCGCAGCGCATGATTGTCATCGGAACGCGCTACGCCGAATATTTAATTGAATTGGGCATCATTCCTTCTGGCGTTCTCTATGTCTCTGACGCCGAGCCGGACTACCGCTTCGATTATTTTGCCGAACACGGCGTTGAAATGATCGAGTACCCGCAATACGAGCAAAACTACGAACTGCTGACATCGCTCAACAGCGACTTGATTGTGGCTTATGGTGCCGCAGTCGTCGATGGCATCTATGAGCAACTCAGTAAAATTGCACCTACCATCGCTGTCCCTGGTACGGTTTTTATGAAGGATGCCATGCCGGCTCTGGCCGCTATCTTCGAACGTGAAGACGAATTGGAAAGCGCGACCGCTGCTTATCAGGAGAAGGTGGAAACAGCCAAGAAACAACTGGCTCCTCTTGTTAAAGATAAGACGGTGCTCGTCCTGCGGGTCGATCCCAAACAATATCGCTACCTGGGTATGAACAGCCAGGGCGCCAGCGAATTGTTCTATCAGCAGTTGGGCCTGCAAATTCCGGAAGCGCTCAAAGGCGGAGAAGCCTGGTTCAATCCGCTATCGCTGGAAATCTTGCCTGAAGTCAATCCTGATTACATCTTCATTGAAAAAAGGGTTCTTGAAGGCGATGACAGTGATCAGTCATGGAACGATCTAATGGAAAGTGTATTATGGAAAAAATTAGATGCCGTACAGAACAACCGTGTATTCGAAGTAGAGACCAAGGAGCTGGTGCAAGGCGAAGGGCCGATTGGCTACACTTATCTGATCGACTTTATCGTGGAGTCGATCGCATCCGCACAATAA
- a CDS encoding aminotransferase class I/II-fold pyridoxal phosphate-dependent enzyme — translation MTLGKWRSNRLDELGSSIFAEVIQWKKEARASGMNVIDLDIGSPDKPPSAAVMETISAAALNPKQYGYMGTRGSDAFRQTAAEWMAFRFGVQVDPEAELLSLMGSQDGLAHLAMAICNPGDEVLLPNPGYPIYAGSLAIAGVKPIFYPLTAENGFLPDVEAITEEQWRRATFILLNYPGNPVSTVADMALFELVLEKARKHDVLVINDAAYSEMAFDGFVPPSILAADGGMERAIEIHSLSKSYNMAGCRIGFVTGNREAVGALRELKDNIDYGIFSVVQEAGVAALKEAMSPSAPPKAGRLYEQRRDVFVQALQANGWQVEKPRATMFLWAALPDMAWAHPDGPWTSRLIARELLEQTGVAIIPGEAFGSEGEGYVRLALVMEEERLLEAAERIGRFIRGEARVQQHSAT, via the coding sequence ATGACGTTGGGAAAATGGCGCTCCAATCGGCTGGATGAGCTGGGCTCCTCCATTTTTGCCGAGGTTATTCAATGGAAGAAGGAAGCGCGGGCTTCCGGTATGAACGTGATTGATTTGGATATTGGCAGCCCGGACAAGCCGCCATCCGCTGCTGTTATGGAAACGATTAGCGCGGCGGCGCTGAACCCGAAGCAGTATGGCTATATGGGGACGCGGGGCAGCGATGCCTTTCGCCAAACGGCGGCGGAGTGGATGGCATTTCGCTTCGGGGTGCAGGTAGATCCGGAGGCGGAGCTGCTTTCGCTAATGGGCTCGCAGGATGGGCTGGCGCATTTGGCTATGGCAATCTGCAATCCCGGCGACGAGGTGCTGCTGCCAAATCCGGGGTATCCGATTTATGCAGGGTCGCTGGCAATCGCTGGAGTAAAGCCGATTTTTTATCCGCTGACAGCGGAAAACGGCTTTCTGCCCGATGTAGAGGCGATTACAGAGGAGCAGTGGCGCCGTGCAACGTTTATTTTGCTAAATTATCCGGGCAATCCGGTTTCGACAGTTGCAGACATGGCGTTGTTTGAGCTGGTGCTGGAGAAAGCGCGCAAGCATGATGTGCTTGTCATCAACGATGCTGCTTATTCTGAAATGGCGTTTGACGGCTTTGTGCCGCCGAGCATTCTAGCTGCTGATGGGGGAATGGAGCGCGCAATCGAAATTCACTCCTTATCAAAAAGCTATAATATGGCGGGCTGCCGCATCGGTTTTGTAACGGGCAACCGGGAAGCGGTTGGCGCGCTGCGCGAGCTGAAGGACAATATTGATTACGGCATCTTTTCCGTCGTTCAGGAGGCTGGTGTCGCTGCCCTGAAGGAAGCGATGTCGCCAAGTGCGCCGCCTAAGGCGGGAAGGCTGTACGAGCAGCGCCGCGACGTGTTTGTGCAGGCGCTGCAAGCAAACGGGTGGCAGGTGGAGAAGCCGAGGGCAACGATGTTCCTTTGGGCGGCGCTGCCAGATATGGCTTGGGCGCATCCTGACGGGCCGTGGACATCGCGGCTCATAGCCCGCGAGCTGCTGGAGCAGACGGGAGTAGCGATTATTCCGGGCGAAGCCTTCGGTAGTGAAGGCGAGGGTTATGTGCGCCTTGCGCTTGTGATGGAAGAGGAGCGGCTGCTTGAGGCAGCAGAGCGGATTGGCCGTTTTATTCGCGGTGAGGCGCGGGTGCAGCAGCACTCTGCAACTTAA